Proteins from a single region of Runella sp. SP2:
- a CDS encoding sensor histidine kinase yields the protein MAEKELTIFLILVNVVLLIFVGGILAFIVLYRQRKIQYIRETQLLQQLHQQELIETQLAIQQQTMRDIGREIHDDVGQKLTLASIYTQGLLHSKTIKSDVFFSQISEIAKLIDTSLQDLRQLSKSLVQPELTHTSLEDLLRQEVVQFNQLGSCHVHLSLPSAPLLLDTSIKNNIFRTSQEFMQNSLKHASCQNIWISIYIKPNRLDFVFKDDGKGFEIDMQSTGIGLSNVKRRLSELTAFDESFVSILGSGTTLQFSIPFLNIPDETHSSNCG from the coding sequence ATGGCAGAAAAAGAGCTAACCATATTTCTGATTCTGGTCAACGTAGTCCTGCTAATTTTTGTCGGCGGGATTTTGGCATTTATTGTACTTTACCGACAACGTAAAATACAATATATCCGTGAGACCCAATTACTTCAACAGCTTCATCAACAAGAACTTATCGAAACCCAACTGGCTATCCAGCAGCAGACTATGCGCGATATAGGCAGGGAAATCCACGATGACGTCGGGCAAAAGCTTACACTCGCGTCTATTTACACACAAGGCTTACTCCATTCTAAAACGATTAAAAGTGATGTTTTTTTTTCTCAAATATCTGAAATCGCCAAACTAATTGACACTTCATTACAAGATTTAAGGCAACTCTCAAAATCACTTGTCCAACCTGAGCTCACCCATACTTCACTAGAAGACCTACTTCGGCAGGAAGTAGTCCAATTCAACCAACTTGGAAGTTGCCATGTTCATTTATCACTTCCGTCGGCTCCTCTTTTATTGGATACTTCTATCAAAAATAATATCTTTCGTACCTCTCAGGAGTTTATGCAAAATAGCCTCAAGCACGCTTCTTGTCAAAATATTTGGATTAGTATATATATAAAACCAAACAGGCTTGATTTTGTATTTAAAGATGATGGTAAAGGGTTTGAAATAGATATGCAAAGTACGGGGATTGGATTATCCAATGTAAAACGGCGTTTGAGTGAATTAACTGCTTTTGATGAATCATTCGTATCAATTTTGGGCAGTGGCACTACCTTACAATTTTCAATTCCATTTTTAAATATTCCCGATGAAACACACAGTAGTAATTGTGGATGA
- a CDS encoding sensor histidine kinase yields MFALYNIPWLPYLPYNNFFVPGTLIEIIMLGFILAERANRHRKEKAQTQKQLIAQLQENLHQQQKLLQIRDEIARDLHDEVGATLTGIATSAKVVQKKMDSQQPELKAVLGQMKDDSEEAIHTIRDTIWALNPDNDAPEKLIEKMKAVGFKLLMPHDIVFAFENEVPVNQLPAFSMEQRRNLYLVYKEALHNIAKHSEATHAQVRIYQQNMEFRIRISDDGKGFDCATITDGNGLKNFQKRAKEGGFEVNVSSKNGAGVEVMLSI; encoded by the coding sequence ATGTTTGCACTCTACAATATTCCGTGGCTGCCTTATCTTCCCTACAATAATTTCTTTGTTCCTGGTACTTTGATTGAAATCATCATGCTCGGCTTCATTCTTGCTGAGCGTGCCAATAGACACCGCAAAGAAAAAGCACAAACACAAAAACAACTCATTGCCCAGTTACAGGAAAACTTGCATCAGCAACAGAAACTCCTGCAAATCCGTGACGAAATCGCCCGCGACCTCCACGACGAAGTAGGCGCTACCCTCACGGGCATTGCCACCTCGGCCAAAGTTGTTCAAAAGAAAATGGACAGCCAACAGCCTGAACTCAAAGCCGTGTTGGGACAAATGAAAGACGATTCAGAAGAAGCCATTCACACCATCAGGGACACCATCTGGGCCTTGAACCCCGATAACGATGCGCCCGAAAAGCTCATCGAAAAAATGAAAGCCGTGGGTTTTAAACTGCTTATGCCCCATGACATTGTTTTTGCGTTTGAGAACGAAGTACCTGTCAATCAACTACCTGCTTTTTCGATGGAACAGCGGCGCAACCTGTATCTGGTCTATAAGGAAGCCCTGCACAACATCGCCAAACACAGCGAAGCAACTCACGCGCAAGTACGGATTTACCAACAAAACATGGAGTTCCGCATTCGTATCTCGGACGATGGCAAAGGCTTTGATTGTGCCACAATCACCGATGGAAACGGGCTGAAAAATTTTCAGAAACGGGCCAAGGAAGGGGGATTTGAGGTGAACGTTTCGTCGAAAAATGGGGCTGGAGTTGAGGTCATGTTGTCAATTTAA
- a CDS encoding BPTI/Kunitz domain-containing protein, with translation MVLFKAEKRVLLLIATTNIALKFQLSCEGSCPIPPNCALEPETGVCFAAFKRFYYDKKEKKCKEFTWGGCGGVVPFETLEACRDCECRK, from the coding sequence TTGGTACTTTTTAAAGCAGAAAAACGGGTTTTATTACTGATAGCTACCACAAACATAGCGCTTAAATTCCAACTAAGTTGTGAAGGCTCTTGCCCTATTCCCCCCAATTGCGCTTTAGAGCCTGAGACGGGTGTATGTTTTGCGGCGTTTAAGCGATTTTATTACGACAAAAAAGAAAAGAAATGCAAAGAATTTACGTGGGGAGGGTGCGGTGGCGTTGTCCCGTTTGAGACGTTGGAAGCCTGCCGAGACTGTGAGTGTCGGAAATGA
- a CDS encoding sugar phosphate isomerase/epimerase, whose protein sequence is MKTIKGPAIFLAQFMGDEAPFNSLDTIAAYMADLGYKGIQIPTWDSRCIDLKTAAESKTYCDEYKGKLADIGVEITELSSHLQGQLVAVHPAYDPMFDGFASPEVRNNPAARTEWAIQQLKWAAKASQNLGLTSHVTFSGALLWPFLYPWPQRPAGLVETGFKELGKRWKPILDAFDEAGVNVGYELHPGEDLHDGITFEMFLEAVGNHPRAGINYDPSHFVLQQLDYLQFIDFYHERIFAYHVKDAEFNPTGKQGVYSGFQGWADRAGRFRSLGDGQVDFSGIFSKLSQYNYDGWAVLEWECCIKSPIQGAAEGAPFIADHIIQVTEKAFDDFAGTGADEAFNRKVLGL, encoded by the coding sequence ATGAAAACCATCAAAGGACCTGCCATATTTTTGGCGCAATTTATGGGCGACGAAGCCCCGTTCAACTCGTTGGATACCATCGCAGCATACATGGCCGATTTGGGCTACAAAGGAATTCAAATTCCGACTTGGGATTCGCGTTGTATCGACCTCAAAACTGCTGCTGAGTCAAAAACGTACTGCGACGAGTACAAAGGAAAATTGGCCGACATCGGCGTGGAAATCACCGAATTGTCTTCGCACTTGCAAGGTCAATTGGTAGCGGTTCACCCTGCCTATGACCCTATGTTCGACGGTTTTGCTTCTCCAGAAGTGCGCAATAACCCTGCGGCTCGTACGGAGTGGGCTATTCAACAATTAAAATGGGCGGCAAAAGCCTCACAAAACCTCGGATTGACCTCGCACGTGACGTTTTCGGGGGCGTTGTTGTGGCCTTTCTTGTATCCGTGGCCGCAGCGTCCAGCAGGTTTGGTAGAAACAGGCTTTAAAGAATTAGGAAAACGTTGGAAGCCCATTTTGGATGCTTTCGACGAAGCAGGCGTAAACGTAGGTTACGAACTTCACCCAGGTGAAGACCTTCACGACGGAATTACGTTTGAGATGTTCTTGGAAGCGGTTGGTAACCACCCACGGGCGGGTATCAATTACGACCCAAGCCACTTTGTATTGCAACAGCTTGACTATTTACAATTTATTGATTTTTACCACGAGCGTATTTTTGCTTACCACGTTAAAGACGCTGAGTTTAACCCAACAGGTAAGCAAGGCGTTTACAGTGGCTTCCAAGGCTGGGCCGACCGCGCGGGCCGTTTCCGTTCGTTGGGAGATGGTCAAGTAGATTTTAGCGGAATTTTCTCTAAATTATCGCAGTACAACTACGATGGTTGGGCAGTGTTAGAGTGGGAATGCTGCATCAAATCGCCGATTCAAGGAGCTGCTGAAGGAGCACCGTTTATCGCGGACCACATCATCCAAGTGACCGAAAAAGCATTTGATGATTTTGCAGGAACGGGCGCTGACGAAGCCTTTAACCGTAAAGTATTAGGTTTGTAA
- a CDS encoding carboxypeptidase-like regulatory domain-containing protein, with the protein MRKILFANLVVILIATGNLMAKDRALSGAVKVENGQRLPGMNILLKGTNRGTNSDGNGAFKRSVPASGTFVSSSMGYETKEVAFGSRVFVSI; encoded by the coding sequence ATGCGTAAAATTTTATTTGCCAACTTAGTTGTAATACTTATTGCGACTGGGAACTTGATGGCGAAAGACAGGGCACTGTCGGGAGCCGTCAAGGTTGAAAACGGGCAAAGGCTGCCCGGTATGAACATTCTACTCAAAGGCACCAACCGAGGGACGAACTCCGACGGTAATGGTGCCTTTAAACGTTCGGTTCCAGCTTCTGGAACTTTTGTCTCTTCTTCAATGGGCTACGAAACAAAAGAAGTAGCGTTCGGTTCAAGGGTATTTGTTTCAATTTAA
- a CDS encoding c-type cytochrome, giving the protein MKKWILSLFGVTAIASLLALTPSRTTAPSADPREDSLAADRAKHVKAIKEAIAGKEKLPAEQVFKNIKIFKGQPAEAVLGIMENRWSKTLGVSCSHCHNLNDWASDEKNDHKIATDMVAMVGKINDEVIAALPSYATKDRKPRIGCSTCHRGEAHPGRPNGARPGGPPRN; this is encoded by the coding sequence ATGAAAAAATGGATTTTATCCCTTTTTGGAGTAACTGCCATCGCTTCTTTATTGGCTTTAACTCCCTCTCGCACCACGGCCCCTTCTGCTGATCCGCGCGAAGACAGTCTTGCTGCCGATCGCGCTAAGCACGTGAAAGCCATCAAGGAGGCCATTGCTGGTAAAGAAAAACTACCCGCAGAACAAGTGTTCAAAAACATTAAGATTTTTAAAGGCCAACCCGCAGAAGCCGTTTTAGGCATTATGGAAAACCGTTGGAGCAAAACGTTAGGTGTTAGTTGCAGCCACTGCCACAACCTAAACGACTGGGCTTCTGATGAGAAAAATGACCACAAAATTGCTACTGATATGGTGGCGATGGTGGGCAAAATCAACGATGAAGTCATTGCTGCTTTGCCTTCCTACGCAACCAAAGACCGTAAACCTCGCATCGGTTGCTCTACTTGCCACCGTGGCGAAGCCCACCCAGGCCGCCCCAACGGTGCTCGTCCTGGCGGCCCTCCAAGAAACTAA
- a CDS encoding response regulator transcription factor, with protein MISIVIFEDNKVLRQSLTLYFNNTEGIHLAGAYEDANEVIAKIRKHRPDVVLMDIQMPGLSGIEALSRIKAAYPDTKVLIHTIFEDDHRIFSAVCGGASGYVLKSPDPDDVLQAIQDVYQGGAHMSPAIALKVMQMFQSQFVQSQPTYVELTGREREVLACMVKGMSYKMIAHSCNLSVHTVHYHIKHIYEKLHVNSAPEAVVKAIEQKLV; from the coding sequence ATGATTAGTATCGTTATTTTTGAAGATAATAAAGTGCTTAGGCAAAGCCTGACACTCTATTTTAATAACACCGAAGGAATCCATTTGGCTGGTGCGTACGAAGATGCCAACGAAGTCATAGCCAAAATCCGCAAACACCGCCCCGACGTCGTGCTGATGGATATTCAGATGCCTGGACTGTCGGGCATCGAAGCATTGAGTCGAATAAAAGCTGCTTATCCTGACACCAAAGTACTGATTCACACCATTTTTGAAGATGACCACCGTATTTTTTCGGCGGTTTGCGGCGGTGCCTCGGGCTATGTCCTCAAAAGCCCTGACCCCGATGATGTACTTCAGGCCATACAAGATGTGTATCAAGGTGGCGCTCACATGTCGCCCGCCATTGCACTCAAAGTAATGCAGATGTTTCAAAGCCAATTTGTGCAGTCACAACCCACGTATGTCGAACTGACAGGTAGGGAGCGTGAGGTGTTGGCTTGCATGGTCAAAGGCATGAGTTATAAGATGATAGCCCATTCGTGTAATTTAAGCGTCCATACCGTGCATTACCACATCAAGCACATTTATGAAAAGCTACACGTCAACTCAGCACCCGAAGCAGTGGTGAAAGCCATTGAGCAAAAGTTGGTTTAA
- a CDS encoding nuclear transport factor 2 family protein encodes MKTLSFKIALYSLLLLSVCSVSFAQKDNTDDPEKVLQLFISEYNADPHRFFDSRTPADFRFTDSKGLFSNRESVVKNNEGRKSLTSDVSNLKFFKEGNLIVASGIHSFGGYLVAFTYTLQKQNGRWMFAASHHTAVATEKK; translated from the coding sequence ATGAAAACTTTATCCTTCAAAATCGCCCTTTACTCGTTGCTATTGTTGAGTGTTTGCTCGGTCAGTTTTGCCCAAAAAGACAATACGGACGACCCCGAAAAAGTACTTCAATTATTTATCTCCGAATACAACGCTGATCCTCACCGTTTTTTTGACAGTCGAACGCCCGCTGATTTTAGGTTTACGGATTCTAAAGGGCTTTTTTCAAACCGAGAATCTGTGGTAAAAAATAACGAAGGGCGCAAGAGTCTCACCAGCGACGTGTCTAATCTCAAATTTTTTAAAGAAGGCAATTTGATTGTCGCCAGTGGCATTCACAGCTTTGGAGGTTATCTCGTGGCTTTTACTTATACCCTCCAAAAACAAAACGGCAGGTGGATGTTTGCCGCTTCTCACCATACGGCCGTAGCGACCGAAAAAAAATAG
- a CDS encoding response regulator transcription factor: protein MKHTVVIVDDHLLIAKAISSMVRNMAHFEVLYEAENGSVLINKFKTRDSVPDIVLLDISMPIMDGFQTAQWLQEKYPTVKILVLSMQDDEDSVIKMIKYGVKGYLHKNTPPAELEKALTNVTEQGIYFPNWATSIVLQTISNNKHKKLISSDEKLSHRELEFLHYACTELTYKEIADQMCCSPRTVEGYRDALFDKLNIKTRTGLAMFAVKAGIVKL from the coding sequence ATGAAACACACAGTAGTAATTGTGGATGACCACTTACTTATCGCCAAAGCCATTAGCTCAATGGTACGCAACATGGCTCATTTTGAGGTTTTATATGAAGCTGAAAATGGTAGTGTGCTTATCAACAAATTCAAAACTCGCGACTCTGTCCCTGATATTGTATTACTTGATATTTCCATGCCTATAATGGATGGATTTCAAACAGCCCAATGGCTCCAAGAAAAATACCCTACAGTAAAAATACTCGTTCTTTCGATGCAAGATGATGAAGATTCGGTGATAAAAATGATAAAATACGGTGTAAAAGGGTACCTCCATAAAAATACTCCTCCTGCCGAATTAGAGAAAGCTTTAACGAATGTTACCGAACAAGGAATTTATTTTCCAAATTGGGCCACAAGTATTGTACTCCAAACAATTTCAAATAACAAACATAAGAAGCTTATCTCCTCTGATGAAAAACTCAGCCATCGAGAGCTAGAGTTTTTACATTATGCTTGTACAGAACTCACCTATAAAGAAATCGCTGACCAAATGTGTTGTAGCCCACGTACTGTTGAAGGGTATCGAGACGCGCTTTTTGACAAACTCAATATCAAAACCCGCACGGGGCTTGCCATGTTTGCTGTCAAAGCGGGTATTGTCAAACTATGA
- a CDS encoding PKD domain-containing protein — translation MFRALLYTATLFFILAALVGCVKEVALPVTADFDYQSPNNSFTIPATVTFNNTSTGGETFLWTFQGGEPSTSTKKTPGEVIYKTAGTFNVRLEVSNFDGSQRVIEKKVTIDANLKADFGYAVEGNTYAPATVKFSNTSAGFEKIEWTFEGGTPATSIQKDPVVTFETGGTHKVRLTVSNSRLTAFRDTVIVLEPELTPTFTIDIPKQYEELEAPVTLQLKNTSVGNTTNRWEIEGAEVSQSQEKEPSVRFSKAGTYSISLEVSNGKKTKKISQSITIKPSKGYAYIKDVELGIYDSRGERGIFYSTTLRKAFKESEDVTLAEAATIDLLFFGLNGSFSFNRFLSPHAAASAGVNPITGVGKTTVINPLNVENVLDFENLGEAQLKALQIIRDENEPDEFFDEKSPKIVLFENAQKKKGVLLIKEFIKDGANSRIRFDIKILK, via the coding sequence ATGTTTAGAGCTTTACTTTATACCGCAACTTTATTTTTTATTCTGGCTGCACTGGTAGGTTGCGTCAAAGAAGTGGCACTTCCAGTGACGGCTGATTTCGACTATCAGTCACCCAATAACTCGTTTACAATACCTGCCACCGTCACTTTTAATAATACCTCAACAGGAGGTGAAACTTTCCTGTGGACTTTCCAAGGGGGCGAGCCAAGTACTTCTACAAAAAAAACACCAGGAGAAGTCATTTATAAAACAGCGGGTACGTTCAATGTCCGTTTGGAAGTTAGTAATTTTGATGGTAGTCAGCGTGTTATTGAAAAAAAAGTCACCATCGACGCCAATTTAAAAGCCGATTTTGGTTACGCTGTAGAGGGAAATACGTACGCTCCTGCCACTGTCAAATTTTCAAATACTTCAGCAGGATTTGAGAAAATTGAGTGGACATTTGAAGGAGGAACGCCTGCCACTTCGATTCAAAAAGACCCTGTTGTCACTTTTGAAACAGGAGGAACTCACAAGGTACGACTGACGGTTTCAAACTCTCGTCTCACCGCTTTTCGAGATACCGTTATTGTATTAGAACCTGAACTGACTCCCACGTTTACTATCGACATCCCCAAGCAATACGAGGAATTGGAGGCACCCGTAACGTTACAATTAAAAAATACATCGGTGGGTAATACCACCAATCGTTGGGAAATAGAAGGTGCTGAGGTAAGTCAGTCGCAGGAAAAAGAGCCCTCAGTTCGTTTTTCCAAAGCTGGAACGTACAGCATTTCGTTGGAAGTAAGTAATGGGAAAAAGACAAAAAAAATCAGCCAGTCGATTACCATAAAACCTAGCAAAGGGTACGCGTACATCAAGGATGTAGAGCTGGGGATTTATGACAGTAGGGGAGAACGGGGTATTTTTTATTCCACGACCCTAAGAAAAGCCTTCAAGGAATCGGAAGACGTGACCCTTGCCGAGGCTGCTACCATTGATTTGCTCTTTTTTGGGCTTAATGGATCTTTTAGCTTTAATCGTTTTCTTTCACCTCATGCGGCTGCTTCGGCGGGAGTAAATCCGATTACAGGCGTGGGTAAAACCACCGTAATCAATCCACTAAACGTAGAAAATGTTCTTGATTTTGAAAATTTGGGAGAGGCTCAACTTAAAGCATTGCAGATAATTCGGGATGAGAACGAACCTGATGAATTTTTCGATGAAAAAAGCCCTAAAATCGTGTTGTTCGAAAATGCACAGAAGAAAAAAGGAGTATTGCTTATCAAAGAATTTATTAAGGATGGCGCCAATTCTCGCATTCGTTTTGACATAAAAATATTGAAATAA
- a CDS encoding S8 family serine peptidase, which translates to MKNKQLKEDGQASAPEKLFAFASVRSVGGKSLFDEKDIVTSQNAHLFQSEEQLITQAIKKFTELGFEVLGQSKIGVSIAGPISLYEKIFKTKISSNEKRVIKESGKEDDATFWDSNNSPTPGLINTNESPLADLIEGIAIEEPIYFMSERIIGPYKTYNHLTVPDGVGVVLNAYQAHRSGFTGKGIKICMVDSGWYKHPFFLSRYYNVLTPLLGPSAVSPLTDENGHGTSESANIFAVAPEVTLQPVKINFVNSIGAFNVAVAQSPQIITCSWGSSIRNPPLSAANQALAASIASAVASGIVVVFSAGNIHYGFPGQHPDVISAGGVYREMDGTLKASNYASGFTSNIYIGRKVPDLSGLVGMLPRAAYLMLPLPANCEIDQALGNGSPHPNGDETATNDGWAAISGTSAAAPQIAGACALVLQAYPGISPARVRSFLMSTATDVTIGVGGNGSVATVGYDTATGAGLLNAGKAALLARWRRIIESIVIRPNPIPPILPERPNMFAAEHQAAYMAANNHYNDNTNLFQQIEDLILQN; encoded by the coding sequence ATGAAAAATAAACAATTAAAAGAAGATGGGCAGGCCAGTGCCCCCGAAAAATTGTTTGCGTTTGCGTCTGTTCGTTCAGTTGGAGGAAAGTCACTTTTTGACGAAAAAGACATTGTCACCTCTCAAAATGCACACTTGTTTCAATCAGAAGAGCAGTTGATTACACAAGCAATTAAGAAATTTACGGAACTTGGTTTTGAAGTCTTAGGTCAGTCAAAAATTGGGGTGTCTATTGCAGGGCCGATTTCATTGTATGAAAAAATATTCAAGACTAAAATTTCATCCAATGAGAAGCGAGTTATCAAAGAGTCTGGTAAAGAAGACGATGCCACTTTTTGGGATTCAAACAATAGCCCCACCCCTGGATTGATTAATACAAACGAGTCTCCATTGGCCGATTTGATAGAAGGGATTGCTATTGAAGAACCCATATATTTCATGTCAGAACGGATTATTGGTCCATATAAAACATACAACCATTTGACAGTTCCTGATGGGGTTGGGGTAGTTTTGAATGCCTACCAAGCACATCGGTCTGGCTTTACTGGTAAAGGTATCAAAATATGTATGGTAGATTCGGGTTGGTATAAGCACCCGTTTTTCTTAAGCCGTTATTATAACGTGCTTACACCGTTGTTAGGGCCATCAGCTGTTTCTCCTCTAACGGATGAAAATGGACATGGTACATCTGAGTCCGCTAATATTTTTGCCGTGGCACCTGAAGTAACGCTCCAACCCGTTAAAATCAATTTTGTCAATTCTATTGGAGCTTTCAACGTAGCGGTTGCTCAATCTCCCCAAATTATTACGTGCAGCTGGGGGTCGAGTATTCGCAATCCTCCCTTATCTGCGGCCAATCAAGCTCTAGCGGCATCCATAGCGTCAGCAGTAGCTAGCGGGATTGTTGTAGTATTTTCTGCGGGAAATATCCACTACGGTTTTCCTGGCCAACACCCTGACGTGATTTCGGCAGGTGGGGTGTATCGAGAAATGGATGGTACGCTTAAAGCGAGTAACTATGCTAGTGGGTTTACAAGCAATATTTATATAGGTAGAAAAGTGCCTGATTTGTCGGGTTTGGTTGGAATGCTGCCAAGAGCGGCCTATTTGATGTTGCCACTCCCTGCCAACTGTGAAATAGACCAAGCTTTAGGCAATGGAAGTCCACACCCAAATGGTGATGAAACAGCCACAAATGATGGTTGGGCAGCGATCAGCGGTACATCAGCCGCCGCACCACAGATTGCGGGAGCTTGCGCATTAGTTTTGCAGGCATATCCAGGCATTTCTCCTGCACGTGTACGGTCATTTCTGATGTCCACAGCAACAGATGTCACGATTGGTGTAGGTGGAAATGGTTCAGTAGCGACAGTAGGGTATGATACCGCCACTGGAGCTGGGCTTTTGAATGCAGGTAAAGCGGCGCTACTAGCCAGATGGAGGCGGATTATTGAATCAATCGTTATTCGACCCAATCCGATTCCACCAATACTACCAGAGCGTCCGAATATGTTTGCGGCAGAACACCAAGCAGCATACATGGCCGCCAATAATCATTACAATGACAATACTAACTTATTTCAACAAATTGAAGATTTGATTCTTCAAAATTAA
- a CDS encoding dipeptidase, producing the protein MLIIDAHLDMAMNAVEWNRDYTCSVQELREREIEKNLTDKRDRGKGTVSLPELRKGKIGLVVATQLARVTERGSAFDGWYSPAQAWAMTQAQLAWYQAMTDLGEMVQITDYEGLTKHISLWENTSIADETKPVGFILSLEGADSLVNLSYLEKAYGYGLRALGPAWYGPGRYASGTATTDGLTAAGKDLLREMDALGMILDATHLTDKGFDEALSIYKGTIWASHHNCRTLVPHQRQLSDEQILRLVERGAVIGGALDAWMMAPGFLQRQSDPKEFGVTMDKLVDHWDHICQLTGNSLHVAFGTDLDGMFGREQSPYDLDTISDLQKYQDLLRQRGYAESDIENIFHKNWLRLLEKTWRK; encoded by the coding sequence ATGCTTATCATTGACGCACACCTCGACATGGCCATGAATGCCGTCGAATGGAACCGTGACTATACGTGTTCGGTTCAGGAACTTCGTGAACGTGAAATTGAAAAAAACTTGACCGATAAACGCGACCGCGGCAAAGGGACGGTTTCGTTGCCCGAACTTCGAAAAGGGAAAATAGGCTTGGTAGTGGCAACGCAACTGGCCAGAGTAACCGAGCGCGGCAGTGCCTTTGACGGCTGGTATTCTCCCGCCCAAGCCTGGGCCATGACCCAAGCCCAACTCGCGTGGTACCAAGCCATGACAGATTTGGGTGAAATGGTGCAAATTACGGATTACGAAGGACTCACAAAGCACATTTCGTTGTGGGAAAATACCTCCATCGCCGACGAAACCAAACCTGTTGGTTTTATTTTATCCTTAGAAGGGGCGGACTCGTTGGTAAACCTTTCTTACCTTGAAAAAGCCTACGGCTACGGATTGCGCGCCCTTGGGCCTGCTTGGTACGGGCCAGGTCGGTATGCGTCGGGCACGGCTACGACCGACGGTTTGACGGCTGCTGGAAAAGATTTATTACGAGAAATGGACGCGCTCGGAATGATTTTGGATGCCACGCACCTTACCGATAAAGGTTTTGACGAAGCGTTGTCTATTTATAAAGGTACGATTTGGGCGAGCCACCACAACTGCCGTACGTTGGTGCCTCACCAGCGCCAACTTTCTGACGAGCAAATTTTACGTTTAGTGGAAAGAGGTGCCGTAATTGGTGGGGCGTTGGATGCTTGGATGATGGCACCAGGGTTTTTGCAACGGCAATCAGACCCCAAAGAATTTGGCGTAACGATGGATAAACTTGTGGATCATTGGGACCACATTTGCCAACTGACGGGCAACAGCCTCCACGTAGCATTTGGGACGGATTTGGACGGAATGTTTGGCCGCGAGCAGTCGCCTTACGACTTAGACACCATCTCCGACCTGCAAAAGTACCAAGACTTACTGCGCCAACGCGGTTACGCCGAAAGCGATATTGAGAATATATTTCATAAGAATTGGTTAAGATTATTGGAAAAGACGTGGCGAAAGTGA
- a CDS encoding 7TM-DISM domain-containing protein: protein MRLLLFFLFFGVWTPLWGQQVLTITNAQKANPIAPYTYVFKDKTKQLPYEEIAHFPLDFFQRLNQQEIVQFGYFYDKIWLRFEVKNKTKEDLYLIHSYRGFRRMEVIIIDENGQKRAYQSGESLPALYQQIQIKPPVFPIGHKPSTVYLSVVTENAHGDFIHIGNLDQALSYQRFNTVWQSFSMGIYVLVFIYAFIFAIRLRDALIGWYALLMLSILFFYVDYYSFFPINKYVNHDYQHVCTLQYSVAALSSLQ from the coding sequence ATGCGCCTTCTGCTTTTCTTCCTATTTTTCGGGGTGTGGACGCCACTTTGGGGGCAGCAGGTGCTCACCATTACCAATGCCCAAAAAGCTAACCCGATTGCACCATACACCTATGTATTTAAGGACAAAACTAAACAACTCCCTTACGAAGAAATAGCACACTTTCCGTTGGATTTTTTCCAGCGATTAAACCAACAGGAAATTGTTCAATTTGGTTATTTCTACGATAAAATCTGGTTACGGTTTGAGGTAAAAAATAAGACAAAAGAAGACCTCTACCTCATTCATAGCTACCGAGGTTTTCGTCGGATGGAAGTTATTATTATAGACGAAAACGGGCAAAAGCGAGCCTATCAATCGGGTGAATCACTTCCTGCCCTGTACCAGCAAATTCAAATCAAGCCCCCCGTTTTTCCAATCGGTCATAAGCCTTCAACTGTTTATCTTTCAGTCGTAACGGAAAATGCCCACGGCGATTTTATTCACATTGGTAATTTGGACCAAGCACTCTCCTACCAGCGATTCAATACCGTCTGGCAAAGTTTTTCAATGGGTATTTATGTGCTTGTCTTTATCTATGCCTTTATTTTTGCCATTCGCCTGCGAGACGCTCTGATTGGCTGGTACGCCTTGCTGATGCTGAGTATTCTTTTCTTCTACGTTGATTATTACAGTTTTTTCCCCATCAATAAATACGTCAATCATGATTATCAGCATGTTTGCACTCTACAATATTCCGTGGCTGCCTTATCTTCCCTACAATAA